Below is a window of Christensenella minuta DNA.
GGGGTAGTTCAGCCGTCTTATGCGGCGCTCAAGGGGCGCGAGGTGTATGTCTTCGCGACGCGCGAGGCGGAACGCGTGATTCGTTTAGGACTCGAGGGCAGCGGGAAAACACCGGAAGAGATCGACTGGTTCCTGATGCACCAGTCCAATTACCGCATTACCAAAACGATCGCCCAGCGGCTCGGCATGCCGATGGATAAGTTCTATTCCAATATAGACGATACGTCCAATACATCAGCTGCCAGCATTCCGATCGCGCTCGACCAGATGAATAAAAAGGGAATGCTCAAAAAGGGCGATAAGCTTGTCATCGCGGGCTTTGGCGGGGGGCTTTCCTCCGGGTGCGCGGTCTATGAATGGTAACAACGCGAAAGCGTAACACAAAAAATAAATTGTTTTCTTATGGAGGAAAATGAAATGATCTACGAAAAGATTGCCGAAATTATCAGCGACAAAATGGACATTGACGCAGACGAAATCACAATGGATTCCACGTTCGAGAGCCTTAAAATAGACTCGCTCGATATGGTCGAAATCGTGATGGATATCGAAGAAGAGTTCGACGTTTCCGTTGAGGATGCAGAGAACCTGAAAAGCGTCGCAGACCTTGTCAAATATATTGAGGACAACAAATAAGAATGAGATAAACGGATAAAGGGCGGACGCAAAATTTGATTTTGC
It encodes the following:
- a CDS encoding acyl carrier protein; amino-acid sequence: MIYEKIAEIISDKMDIDADEITMDSTFESLKIDSLDMVEIVMDIEEEFDVSVEDAENLKSVADLVKYIEDNK